In Paludibaculum fermentans, the genomic stretch GCCCGAGGAGGGCGCCCATACGCTCGACGAGATGTGGGCGACGATCACTTACTTCCTGAAAGCCGTCATTCCCGTGGCGGAAGAAGCAGGCGTCAAACTGGCACTGCATCCCAACGACCCGCCGTCGCCCATGAGCCGGGGCTCGCAGCAGATCATGGGCACGGTCGCGGGCTGGAAGAAGCTGATCAGCATCGTCGACAACCCGGCCAACGGCATTACCTTCGACTGCGGAGTGACCCGTGAAATGGGCGAGGATCCGATCGAAGTGGGGCGCTACTTCCTGAGCCGCAAGCGTGTGAACCACATCCACTTCCGGAACGTGGAGGTCCGCAAACCCTACGAGAAATACGCAGAGGTATTCATTGATGCCGGCCAGGTGGACATGTTCGGAGTGATGCGCGAAATCGTGAACAACAAATACACCGGCACCGTCTATCCGGAACACCCGAGAGCCCTGGACTACGACCGCGAACGCGGCCCCATCAAGGGCTACCCGGGCGGTGGCGGCTACACCGGCGATGTCTATGATGTAGCGTATACGCGGGCCATGTTGCAGGCCGCGTTGTCGCTCTAGGGATGCGGAAGAAGGAATCGATTCTCGACCACGTGAGCAGGCTTTGCCTGGACATGCCGGAAGCTGTCCGCGAGATACACGGCAGCCATGCCAGCTTCCTGGTTCGAAAGAAGACGTTTGCGTACTACCTGGACAACCACCACGGTGACGGGATCGTCGGCATCAACTGCAAGGCCTTGCCGGGCGACAACTTAGCGTTGATCGCCGCCGATCCGAAGCGCTTCTATATGCCGGCCTATATAGGGTCCAGGGGCTGGGTGGGCGTGCGGCTCGACACCGGTGAAATCGATTGGGACGAAGTCAGCGAGACGCTCAAGTTGAGCTACAAGCTGACTGCGCCCAAGAAACTTGCCGCGTTGGTCCAGATCAGCGAAGCTTAGCCGGCTTGAGGGTCCAGGCCTGCAGGCGCGCGAGTTCCAGCAGATTCTCCGGTGCGAAGCCTTCGGGGTGAATGACCCAGTTGTACAGTTTGGCGGCGTCGGTGCCGATGTGGCTCTCGATGGTCAGTTGACCCTTTCGAACCATCACGTTGGCAGTGCCGGTGTCCCCCGCCAGAGTGGCCGCGAAGTCGGGCAAGGACAGTTCCTGGCTGCCGATCCAGACGGAATCGGGCAGGCGGCCCTGCTGGGTGATGGCCCGCACGGCGTCCTGCTTGGCGCGGTCGAACGCGGGGCGCGAGATCTCCTGTGCTTTCAATGTGGTAGCAACGCGGCGCAGGGGTCCGTCGACATGCCGGGCCGGCAAGCCCAGCAACGCAAGGACCTGGTCGGCCGGCGAGAATCCGTCGTGAACATCAATGTTTTCAGCGAGTTTGCGGGCGGCCTCGAGGGGGACGGACTGCTCGCGCGGCTGGAACACGTCAACGGCTTCCCGGGCCGTGATGAACTTGATGCCCGGCGTCTTTTGGACGTGGTCGACAAACGCGAGAAACAGCTTGAAGGCCTGCTCAGTGGACTCCGGTGTCCGGCGCTTGGGCAGTTTCCACTCCGACCGCTCGGGGTTGGCGCCGCGACGGAGATTCACGCCGTCCCAAAACTCGGTGGTGACGAACTCGGTGGGGTGGTAGTAGGTCTGGATCGTGCCGCCGGTCGCACGGAGACGGTCGACCGCGCGGTCAAATGCACGGTAAGCGTCCGGTAAAAGCTCCGGTTTGTCGAGGTTCGCGCGCATGGTGTTGGGACCGAGGCCGAAAATGTAGAGCAGCGACCCGTACCAGAACGGCTGCTGCTCGTAGCCCACCTGGCCGCCCTCGTCCATGTAGACGCGGGTGCCCCACTGCCGCAAAATCTTGTTCGCCTGCGGCGCCCACGAGTTGCCGGGCTGGCCGTAGCAACTGGGCCGCATTCCGAACACCTTCTCAACCGCTTGAAAACCGGAGAGTTCCCGCATGGCGAACTCCTGCTCGCCATCCATCATTCCCTTGCCGGCCATATACTCGGCGGAAGCGGGATGGATGCTGTGGTAGTTGGAGTGGTAGCCGATGTCGTGCAGTTTGAGGGCAGCTACGACATCTGTGCGATTTCGTTGTTCCAGCACTCGGGCTTTCTCGCCGACGACTTTGAAAGTGGCTTTGATGCCTCGTTTGGTGAGCTCCTGGGCGATGCGGAGGGCGGCATCGTCCGCGGCCGGCTCGACGTAATCTTCGGTGTCGAACCACAGGAGATAGTAGATGGGCGGTGTGGCCGCCTGCGCGCCGAGCGCTGCTAATAGGAGAAGTATCAGTAGTTTACGCATTTAATTAGCCAGCCAGACCGGGCACGCCGCCTATGGATTTTGCCGCCTTGACGGCGCGCACGATCGCCTCGGCCACCGCTTCCGCGGCGGCGACACTGACTGCGTCAACCGAGGCTGTCAATTTCCCGTAGGAAAGACATATCGTCATATCGCCGTCCATCGATGTGTGGACTGGCGAAATCGCCTTCACCAACCCGTGGTGAGCGTGGCGCGCGATGGCCGTCGATTCCACTTTGGTGAACTTCGCATTGGTAGCGACCACGGCCAAAGTTGTGTTCCCGCGGCTGAGTCCGCCGGTGGGGCCAAGCTGTTTCATGAGGGCCGAAGAACCGGCGAATTCGCGCGACCCGGGCTGCTTGCGGGCTCCGGCCAAGATCCGGCCGGTGGCGGGGTCGACGACGTCGCCCAGGGCGTTGACGGCTACCAGGGCGGAAACCTTGACGCCATTTGGCAGATTAACGGTGGCGGAGCCCAGGCCGCCTTTCATGGCGTTCTTCATGCCAAGGGCCTTGCCGATGGTCGCGCCGGTGCCGGCCCCGAGGTTGCCCTCTTTGACAGCGTCAGCAGTCGCGGCGGAGGCGGCGGCTTCGCCCATTTCCCGGGTGGGGCGGATATTCGCCTTTCCTATGCCGAGGTCGTAGAGAATCGCGGCCGGCACGATGGGGACGATGGCGGCTCCGGTGGGGAAGCCGACGCCTTTGTGCTCGAGGAAACGGCGGACTCCGCTGGCGGCTTCGAGGCCGAAGGCGCTGCCGCCGGCCAGTACGACGGCATGAACGACGGGCGCTATGTGGAACGGGCTCATCACTTCGGCCTCTTCGGTACCCGAGGCTCCGCCACGGATATCGTAGCCGGCGACCGCCCCTTGTTCGCAGAGAATGACGGTGCAACCGGTGAGCGCTTCGTAGTCGGAAGCGTGCCCGACGAGGATGCCGTCGATGTCGGTGAGACCCTTCATATCCTTTTCCAATTGTTACAGAAAGAGCCGTTCACGCCCCGTATGGTAGCATCAGATTTCAAGGGGATCGCTGCGCTTTGCTGGAATTCCTGAAAGCTCCTGTCCTTACATTCCAGGAGTTCGTCCAGTTGTCGGCGCGCGCCTCGCGCGGCATCGTCCGAAAGCCGTACTACTGGGACGATGTTTTCACGCAGATGGACCTCATTGGCGTCGGCAGCCTGCCGGTCGTCATCCTCACCGGATTCTTCAGCGGCGCCGTCATGGCCCTGCAGATGTCCCGCGCCTTGCAGACCTACGGTGCGACCAGCCAGGTAGGCATGATTGTCGCCATCACCCTGGTGCGCGAGATGGGACCGGTGCTGACCGCGCTGATGGTGGCCGGGCGCAATTCCTCGGGCATGGCCAGCGAGCTGGGGTCGATGAAGGTGACCGAGCAGATCGACGCCATGCGGGCGTTGGGCACCGACCCGGTGATGAAGCTGGTGAAGCCGCGTTTGATCGCGACCGCGGTGGTCCTGCCGCTGCTCACTGTGCTGGCGGACTTCGTGGGGCTGGTGGGCGGCTACATCGTCGCCTGCGTCATGCTGCCGCTGACCACTGGCGCGCAGTACTGGAACACGGCGTGGCGCGCGCTGGGGTATGACGACATCGGCCAGGGCCTGCTCAAACCGTTCATTTTCGCGATTGTCCTCTCGCTGGTGGGCTGTTTCTATGGCATGCGCACGACGGGTGGAACACAGGGCGTAGGCCGCGCGACGACACAAGCCGTGGTGGTGGCGTCGGTGTGGGTGGTGGTGCTGACCTTCATCATCGGCCGGATCTTCGTTTCGATGTGACGACCCTATGAGCACGCCACAGGAAGCGCCGATCCTGGTTTTTGACGACGTCAGCTTCGGCTTCGACGACAATCTGGCCCTGCGCCACGTCAGCTTCGAGCTGATGCGCGGAGAGACCCTGATCATTCATGGGGCGGCCGGCAGCGGCAAGACGCTGCTGCTGAAGCTGGCCCTGGGGCTGCTGCCTGCCACCTCGGGCCGGATCCACCTGTTTGGGCAGGATGTGACGCGGCTGCCGGAACGCGACTGGTTCGACGTCCGCAGCCGGATCGGGGTCCTGTTCCAGGAGGGCGGGCTGTTCGATTCCTTCACGATTGAGGAAAACGTCGGGTATCCGTTGGTCAACCAGAGGCTGCTGCAGGTTCCGCCGGAGCAGATTCGGCCTAAAGTGGAGCAATCGTTGGAGTTCGTGGAGCTGGGGCACACCCTGGACAAGTTTCCCAGCGAGCTTTCGGGCGGCATGCGGCGGCGTGTCGGGATTGCGCGCGCGATTGTGACGCAACCTGAGCTGCTGCTGTACGATTCGCCGACGGCGGGCCTCGACCCGATTACGGCGAACAACATCATCGCGCTGATCGTAAAAGGGAGAGACGTGCGGGGTGCGACGACGGTGATTGTGACGCATCGCCACCAGGATGGAGAAATCCTGGAACGGTACCGATATAACGAAAAAGGTGGCGGGCTGCGGCCCGTGGGCGCGAACGGAGATTCCACCCGGACCCGCTACATGGTGATGAAGGAGGGGGCCATTGCATTTTTGGGGGCTTCGCTTGAATTCGACTGCTGCCAGGATCCCTATGTCGCCAAGTTCGCCAGCCGCTGAGCCGTGGGCTGCTTTCGTGGGAAGCTAAGGAGGAGGAATGCCGGCGTCCAATAAAGTTGCCTGGTCACAGCTGAGGGTGGGCATCATGTCGTTGATTGCCCTGGTGCTGTTGGCTGTCCTGATCTTCCTGATGACGGGTGCGGATAATCCGTTCGAAGAGAAGGCATCGCTGTACACCTTCATGCAGGATTCGGGCGCGATGAGCGAAGGCGCGGCTATCCGGCTGAACGGCATTCTCATCGGCAAGCTCAAGAAGATCGACCTGACGGGTGACAAGAACAACGACCGTGCGATCCGGATGACCATGGCCATCGACCAGCGGTTCATGGCGATGATTCCGGACGATTCGATCGTGGGCTTCAGTGCGGAGAACGTGCTGGGCGCGAAGTTCCTGAACATCAGGCGTGGCTCGAGCCCAGTGCCGGTGAAGCCGGGCAGCGAACTGAAGGCGCGGGACGAGAAGGACTTCCTGGAGATCATGCAGTCGGCGATGCCGCTGCTGGATTCCGTGCAGTCGATCCTGAAGCGCATCGACAAGGTCGTCTCCCAGGTGGAATCGGGCAAGGGCAGCATCGGCAAGCTGCTGTATGATTCCGAGATCTACGACAAGGTGAACGGGATCATGGGCGACGCCCAGAAGATCACGAAGGCCATGAGCGAGGGCAAGGGTACCATTGGCCACCTGCTCTACGACGAAGGGCTCTACAACGATCTGCGCCAGACGCTCACCCGTATGGACAATCTGGTGGCGGGCCTGGAGCGGGGCGAGGGCACAGCCGGCAAGCTGCTGAAGGACCCGGCCCTGTTCGACGAGTTGAAGAAATCGACGGCGGACCTCCACGTGATGCTCTCGGACCTGAACGCAGGCAAGGGCACGGCCGGCAAGCTGTTGAAGGACGAGGCGCTGCACAACAAGCTGGTGGCGACCCTGGACAAGATCAACAACACGATCGACAGCGTGAATTCGGGCCGCGGGACGATTGGGCAGTTGATGGTGAATCCGGCGCTGTACCAGAACCTGACCGCCACCACGGCGGAGATCCAGGCCATGATGAAGGACTTCCGGGCGAACCCGAAGAAGTTCCTCACCATTCAACTGAAGCTGTTCTGATGGGCCCTAGACTTCTCGCCGTCAACGCCGATGATTTCGGCTTCACCCGCGACGTCAATGCGGGCATCGTGGAGGCCCATACCAAGGGCATTCTCACCTCGACGACGCTGATGGCGAACGGCGCGGCCTTTGAGGACGCCGTGCGGCTGGCGGGCGAAGTGCCCAGCCTCGACATCGGGGTGCACCTGGTGCTGGTGGGCGGAGAGTCGCTGCTGGCCCCGCGGCGCAGTTTTCCCAAAACCGTCTCGCAACTGATGAAGGCCGTGGTGCTGCGAGAGATCCGCGTCTACGACGAATTGCGTGCGCAGATGGTGAAGATCCTCGACGCGGGTGTGCGGCCCACGCATCTGGATACCCACAAGCACACGCATCTCTTCCCGCCGGTCCTGGACGCCGTGGTCCGCCTGTCGGAGGAGTTTGGCGTGCGTTGGGTGCGGCGTCCTTTCGACCTGCCGATCACGGGTTCGCCGTCCGCCGTGCCGCTGCCTAAGCGCGCCATCAGCCGCATGTTCGGCTCAGTGCGCGGACAATTCCATAAGAAGCTGGCGAAGCACGGGTGCAGGACAACGGACTGGTTTGCCGGCTTCCAGATCACGGGCCGCTTTCACGCGGAAGATGTCGTCCACCTGCTGGAGAACCTGCCGGAGGGGTCGACCGAGTTCATGGTCCATCCGGGCTTCTGCACGGACGAACTGCGGGCCGCGCGCACCAGGCTCAAGGAGAGCCGGGAAGCGGAGTTGCGAGCGCTGGTCGACCCGCGGGTCACCGCGGCGGTGGAACGGCT encodes the following:
- a CDS encoding mannonate dehydratase, giving the protein MHSTPSRRALFQSAGLLGLPLAAAPSKSWPIQESASTPKLCLPSALDEKSMRRVTQLGVSHILGGGPRSPWTEAEMRHRMDAYKAGGLTLYNQMIGGFNNAIYGRPGRDEEIENVRTSIRVAGKVGLAVVEYNWYAHRAMEGYYEETGRAGAGYTAFDYDRMKDLPPLPEEGAHTLDEMWATITYFLKAVIPVAEEAGVKLALHPNDPPSPMSRGSQQIMGTVAGWKKLISIVDNPANGITFDCGVTREMGEDPIEVGRYFLSRKRVNHIHFRNVEVRKPYEKYAEVFIDAGQVDMFGVMREIVNNKYTGTVYPEHPRALDYDRERGPIKGYPGGGGYTGDVYDVAYTRAMLQAALSL
- a CDS encoding MmcQ/YjbR family DNA-binding protein codes for the protein MRKKESILDHVSRLCLDMPEAVREIHGSHASFLVRKKTFAYYLDNHHGDGIVGINCKALPGDNLALIAADPKRFYMPAYIGSRGWVGVRLDTGEIDWDEVSETLKLSYKLTAPKKLAALVQISEA
- a CDS encoding polysaccharide deacetylase family protein encodes the protein MRKLLILLLLAALGAQAATPPIYYLLWFDTEDYVEPAADDAALRIAQELTKRGIKATFKVVGEKARVLEQRNRTDVVAALKLHDIGYHSNYHSIHPASAEYMAGKGMMDGEQEFAMRELSGFQAVEKVFGMRPSCYGQPGNSWAPQANKILRQWGTRVYMDEGGQVGYEQQPFWYGSLLYIFGLGPNTMRANLDKPELLPDAYRAFDRAVDRLRATGGTIQTYYHPTEFVTTEFWDGVNLRRGANPERSEWKLPKRRTPESTEQAFKLFLAFVDHVQKTPGIKFITAREAVDVFQPREQSVPLEAARKLAENIDVHDGFSPADQVLALLGLPARHVDGPLRRVATTLKAQEISRPAFDRAKQDAVRAITQQGRLPDSVWIGSQELSLPDFAATLAGDTGTANVMVRKGQLTIESHIGTDAAKLYNWVIHPEGFAPENLLELARLQAWTLKPAKLR
- a CDS encoding P1 family peptidase, which codes for MKGLTDIDGILVGHASDYEALTGCTVILCEQGAVAGYDIRGGASGTEEAEVMSPFHIAPVVHAVVLAGGSAFGLEAASGVRRFLEHKGVGFPTGAAIVPIVPAAILYDLGIGKANIRPTREMGEAAASAATADAVKEGNLGAGTGATIGKALGMKNAMKGGLGSATVNLPNGVKVSALVAVNALGDVVDPATGRILAGARKQPGSREFAGSSALMKQLGPTGGLSRGNTTLAVVATNAKFTKVESTAIARHAHHGLVKAISPVHTSMDGDMTICLSYGKLTASVDAVSVAAAEAVAEAIVRAVKAAKSIGGVPGLAG
- a CDS encoding MlaE family ABC transporter permease, which codes for MLEFLKAPVLTFQEFVQLSARASRGIVRKPYYWDDVFTQMDLIGVGSLPVVILTGFFSGAVMALQMSRALQTYGATSQVGMIVAITLVREMGPVLTALMVAGRNSSGMASELGSMKVTEQIDAMRALGTDPVMKLVKPRLIATAVVLPLLTVLADFVGLVGGYIVACVMLPLTTGAQYWNTAWRALGYDDIGQGLLKPFIFAIVLSLVGCFYGMRTTGGTQGVGRATTQAVVVASVWVVVLTFIIGRIFVSM
- a CDS encoding ABC transporter ATP-binding protein, with the translated sequence MSTPQEAPILVFDDVSFGFDDNLALRHVSFELMRGETLIIHGAAGSGKTLLLKLALGLLPATSGRIHLFGQDVTRLPERDWFDVRSRIGVLFQEGGLFDSFTIEENVGYPLVNQRLLQVPPEQIRPKVEQSLEFVELGHTLDKFPSELSGGMRRRVGIARAIVTQPELLLYDSPTAGLDPITANNIIALIVKGRDVRGATTVIVTHRHQDGEILERYRYNEKGGGLRPVGANGDSTRTRYMVMKEGAIAFLGASLEFDCCQDPYVAKFASR
- a CDS encoding MlaD family protein; protein product: MPASNKVAWSQLRVGIMSLIALVLLAVLIFLMTGADNPFEEKASLYTFMQDSGAMSEGAAIRLNGILIGKLKKIDLTGDKNNDRAIRMTMAIDQRFMAMIPDDSIVGFSAENVLGAKFLNIRRGSSPVPVKPGSELKARDEKDFLEIMQSAMPLLDSVQSILKRIDKVVSQVESGKGSIGKLLYDSEIYDKVNGIMGDAQKITKAMSEGKGTIGHLLYDEGLYNDLRQTLTRMDNLVAGLERGEGTAGKLLKDPALFDELKKSTADLHVMLSDLNAGKGTAGKLLKDEALHNKLVATLDKINNTIDSVNSGRGTIGQLMVNPALYQNLTATTAEIQAMMKDFRANPKKFLTIQLKLF
- a CDS encoding ChbG/HpnK family deacetylase: MGPRLLAVNADDFGFTRDVNAGIVEAHTKGILTSTTLMANGAAFEDAVRLAGEVPSLDIGVHLVLVGGESLLAPRRSFPKTVSQLMKAVVLREIRVYDELRAQMVKILDAGVRPTHLDTHKHTHLFPPVLDAVVRLSEEFGVRWVRRPFDLPITGSPSAVPLPKRAISRMFGSVRGQFHKKLAKHGCRTTDWFAGFQITGRFHAEDVVHLLENLPEGSTEFMVHPGFCTDELRAARTRLKESREAELRALVDPRVTAAVERLGIRLCGYGDVLGGDPASTA